A single window of Solenopsis invicta isolate M01_SB chromosome 3, UNIL_Sinv_3.0, whole genome shotgun sequence DNA harbors:
- the LOC120357355 gene encoding uncharacterized protein LOC120357355, translating into MALYYVPIETYNKSTSSDSRYTPRILSRRFPLTLTSYKWIDIDISMTSVSCSVEISLGDTRGNRIILPYRTWRTLIEKRVDIERFVQSTETSSSITIHDLNVQLVKLNEQSIVKLTLHDASQACNRAILIQARALR; encoded by the exons ATGGCACTTTATTACGTTCCGATCGAAACGTACAATAAATC CACGTCTTCAGATTCGCGGTATACACCGCGCATTCTAAGCAGAAGGTTCCCGTTAACCTTAACATcatacaaatggattgatattgACATCAGCATGACATCAGTTTCatgctccgtggagatatcgctcggcgatacacgcggcaaccggattatTCTACCATACAGAACATGGAGAACTCTGATCGAGAAACGTGTTGACATCGAGCGATTTGTCCAGTCAACGGAGACATCATCATCGATAACGATACACGACCTTAACGTGCAACTTGTTAAACTGAACGAacaaagtattgttaaattaacgttgcaCGATGCATCTCAAGCCTGCAACCGTGCTATTCTTATACAAGCTAGAGCATTGCgttga